One Defluviimonas sp. SAOS-178_SWC DNA window includes the following coding sequences:
- the ccmA gene encoding heme ABC exporter ATP-binding protein CcmA, whose translation MILGVHDLAVSRGGIAILDRVSFVLDAGEALILRGPNGIGKTTLLRAIAGLQPALAGRIDLPQEGVAYAGHADGLKATLSVTENLHFWARIYGQADIAPALAAMELEALADRPAQNLSAGQKRRLGLARLLVTGRRLWLLDEPTVSLDAASVGLFAAAVRRHLAAGGAALMATHIDLGLDEARILDLAPCRAKPPAPGQGGAFDDHFEGALG comes from the coding sequence ATGATACTCGGCGTCCACGACCTTGCCGTCAGCCGTGGCGGCATCGCGATACTCGACCGCGTGAGCTTCGTCCTCGACGCGGGCGAGGCGCTGATCCTGCGCGGTCCGAACGGCATCGGCAAGACCACGCTCCTGCGCGCCATCGCCGGGCTCCAGCCCGCCCTTGCCGGACGCATCGACCTGCCGCAAGAGGGCGTGGCCTATGCCGGCCATGCCGACGGGCTGAAAGCGACACTGAGCGTGACCGAGAACCTCCATTTCTGGGCCCGCATCTACGGGCAGGCCGACATTGCCCCCGCCCTCGCCGCGATGGAACTCGAGGCGCTCGCGGACCGTCCGGCGCAGAACCTCTCGGCCGGACAAAAGCGCCGGCTCGGCCTCGCCCGGCTCCTCGTCACCGGGCGCCGGCTCTGGCTTCTCGACGAGCCCACCGTCTCGCTCGATGCCGCCTCCGTCGGCCTCTTCGCCGCTGCGGTCCGGCGCCACCTCGCGGCCGGCGGCGCGGCCCTGATGGCAACCCATATCGACCTCGGTCTCGACGAGGCGCGGATTCTCGACCTCGCGCCCTGTCGCGCGAAACCGCCCGCGCCGGGGCAGGGCGGCGCCTTCGACGATCATTTCGAGGGGGCGTTGGGATGA